A section of the Malania oleifera isolate guangnan ecotype guangnan chromosome 2, ASM2987363v1, whole genome shotgun sequence genome encodes:
- the LOC131147956 gene encoding threonine--tRNA ligase, chloroplastic/mitochondrial 2 isoform X3, with product MDRIISRNLPLIREEVSRDEAQQRVMAVNEPYKMEILGSINKDPITIYHIGNEWWDLCAGPHVESTGNINKKAVELEYVAGAYWRGDEKKPMLQRIYGTAWENEEQLKAYLLFKEEAKRRDHRRLGQDLDLFSIQDEAGGGLVFWHPKGATIRHIIEDTWKKIHMEHGYSLLYTPHVARADLWKTSGHLEFYRENMYDQMKIEDELYQLRPMNCPYHILFYKRKLHSYRDFPIRVAELGTVYRYELSGSLHGLFRVRGFTQDDAHIFCLDDQIKDEILGVLDITEEILLQFGFNNYEVNLSTRPEKAVGRDDVWEKATAALRDALDEKGWSYRIDDGGGAFYGPKIDLKIEDALGRKWQCTTIQVDFNLPQRFDITYVDSNLEKKRPIMIHRAVLGSLERFFGILIEHYAADFPLWLSPIQVRFLPVTDAQLEYCNKVNEKLKASGVRAEVCHGERLPKLIRNAEKQKIPLMAVVGAKEVETQTVTVRSRFGGDLGSMAVDEFISRTKFSTEKRVPFLAKN from the exons ATG GATCGAATCATAAGTCGCAATTTACCTTTGATAAGAGAAGAAGTTTCCAGAGATGAAGCACAACAAAGAGTAATGGCAGTCAATGAACCTTACAAAATGGAAATTTTGGGAAGTATCAATAAAGATCCTATTACCATCTACCATATTG GTAATGAATGGTGGGACCTTTGTGCTGGGCCTCATGTTGAATCTACTGGGAATATTAACAAGAAAGCTGTTGAACTTGAATACGTTGCTGGTGCTTACTGGAGAGGAGATGAAAAGAAACCCATGCTGCAGAGGATTTATGGTACAGCCTGGGAGAATGAAGAACAATTAAAAGCATACCTTCTTTTTAAGGAGGAAGCCAAACGCCGGGATCACAGACGCCTGGGGCAAGATCTTGATTTGTTTTCTATTCAG GATGAAGCTGGTGGGGGTTTAGTGTTCTGGCATCCAAAGGGTGCCACTATTCGGCACATCATTGAAGACACGTGGAAAAAAATACATATGGAGCATGGTTATAGTCTGCTGTATACTCCACATGTGGCAAGGGCAGATCTTTGGAAGACTAGCGGGCATTTGGAATTTTACAGGGAGAACATGTATGATCAGATGAAGATTGAGGATGAACTTTACCAACTTCGACCAATGAATTGCCCATACCATATCTTGTTTTACAAAAGGAAGTTGCACTCTtatagagattttccaatcaggGTTGCAGAGCTGGGGACAGTTTATAGATATGAGTTATCTGGAAGCTTACATGGTCTTTTCCGTGTAAGAGGTTTCACCCAG GATGATGCACACATATTTTGTTTAGATGATCAAATCAAGGATGAGATTCTGGGAGTTCTTGATATTACAGAAGAAATATTATTGCAATTTGGTTTTAACAACTACGAAGTGAACCTCTCAACAAGGCCAGAGAAAGCTGTGGGAAGGGATGATGTATGGGAAAAAGCGACAGCTGCTCTTAGAGATGCCTTGGATGAAAAAGGTTGGAGCTATCGAATTGATGATGGAGGTGGTGCCTTTTATGGGCCAAAGATTGATCTCAAGATTGAGGATGCTCTTGGAAGGAAGTGGCAATGTACAACCATACAG GTTGATTTTAATTTGCCACAGCGTTTTGACATTACATATGTTGATTCCAACTTAGAGAAGAAGCGGCCTATCATGATTCATAGGGCAGTGCTTGGATCTTTGGAACGATTCTTTGGAATCCTTATAGAGCATTATGCTGCGGATTTTCCATTATGGCTCTCCCCAATCCAAGTTAGATTTTTGCCTGTAACAGATGCACAG CTTGAGTACTGCAACAAAGTGAATGAAAAATTAAAAGCTAGTGGGGTTCGGGCTGAAGTTTGCCATGGTGAGCGCCTGCCTAAGCTCATTAGAAATGCTGAGAAGCAGAAAATCCCATTAATGGCTGTTGTGGGCGCGAAGgaagttgaaactcaaactgttACAGTTAGATCTAGGTTTGGCGGGGACCTTGGCAGCATGGCAGTTGATGAATTTATCAGCAGAACCAAGTTTTCTACTGAAAAGAGAGTGCCATTTCTGGCAAAGAATTGA